The following are from one region of the Periophthalmus magnuspinnatus isolate fPerMag1 chromosome 5, fPerMag1.2.pri, whole genome shotgun sequence genome:
- the atf1 gene encoding cyclic AMP-dependent transcription factor ATF-1 isoform X1, which translates to MEEVQLGTNGTDSSSTNSQVAPQMSLAGSPVTVVQLPGGQLQVQGVIQSAQSSVIQSPQGHTPQTQGSDSDDSQDSSDSGATAQRPRELLARRESYKKILNELSSETGAEISAVSTGVTGVAVPSTPIYQTSSGQYITIGANGTIQLASPGSDGLQGVQALTMSSAGGAQSGTTILQYAQTPDGQQILVPSNQVVVQGAGGEMQTYQIRTTPSSSSLQQTVVMTTPVGLSQTKTDDPTLKREIRLAKNREAARECRRKKKEYVKCLENRVAVLENQNKTLIEELKTLKDLYCVKSG; encoded by the exons atgGAAGAAGTCCAGCTTGGCACCAATGGCACTGACTCTTCCTCCACAAACTCACAGGTAGCCCCACAG ATGTCATTGGCCGGTTCTCCTGTCACTGTTGTACAGTTGCCCGGGGGACAGTTACAGGTTCAGGGGGTGATCCAGTCCGCACAGTCCTCAGTCATCCAGTCTCCACAAGGACACACTCCACAG ACCCAGGGCTCGGACAGTGACGATTCACAGGACTCTTCAGACAGTGGAGCCACAGCCCAAAGACCCAGAGAGCTGCTCGCCCGCCGGGAGTCCTAcaa AAAAATCCTCAATGAGCTCTCCTCTGAGACGGGTGCAGAGATCAGCGCAGTGTCCACAGGGGTCACTGGGGTCGCGGTCCCCTCCACACCCATCTACCAGACCAGCTCCGGGCAGTACA TTACTATAGGAGCAAATGGGACGATCCAGTTGGCATCTCCGGGCTCCGATGGCCTCCAGGGGGTGCAGGCTCTGACCATGTCCAGTGCGGGAGGGGCGCAGTCGGGCACCACCATCCTGCAGTATGCCCAGACTCCGGACGGGCAGCAGATACTCGTGCCCAGTAACCAGGTGGTGGTGCAAG GAGCCGGGGGCGAGATGCAAACGTACCAGATCCGGACCACGccctcctccagctctctgcAGCAGACCGTCGTCATGACAACTCCAGTGGGGCTGTCCCAAACCAAGACAGATGACCCCACACTGAAGAGGGAGATCAGGCTCGCCAAGAACAG GGAGGCAGCTCGTGAATGTCGAAGGAAGAAAAAGgaatatgtgaaatgtttggAAAACCGTGTGGCCGTTCTGGAAAACCAAAACAAGACGCTCATAGAGGAACTGAAAACTTTAAAGGACCTGTATTGTGTAAAATCTGGATAA
- the atf1 gene encoding cyclic AMP-dependent transcription factor ATF-1 isoform X3 gives MSLAGSPVTVVQLPGGQLQVQGVIQSAQSSVIQSPQGHTPQTQGSDSDDSQDSSDSGATAQRPRELLARRESYKKILNELSSETGAEISAVSTGVTGVAVPSTPIYQTSSGQYITIGANGTIQLASPGSDGLQGVQALTMSSAGGAQSGTTILQYAQTPDGQQILVPSNQVVVQGAGGEMQTYQIRTTPSSSSLQQTVVMTTPVGLSQTKTDDPTLKREIRLAKNREAARECRRKKKEYVKCLENRVAVLENQNKTLIEELKTLKDLYCVKSG, from the exons ATGTCATTGGCCGGTTCTCCTGTCACTGTTGTACAGTTGCCCGGGGGACAGTTACAGGTTCAGGGGGTGATCCAGTCCGCACAGTCCTCAGTCATCCAGTCTCCACAAGGACACACTCCACAG ACCCAGGGCTCGGACAGTGACGATTCACAGGACTCTTCAGACAGTGGAGCCACAGCCCAAAGACCCAGAGAGCTGCTCGCCCGCCGGGAGTCCTAcaa AAAAATCCTCAATGAGCTCTCCTCTGAGACGGGTGCAGAGATCAGCGCAGTGTCCACAGGGGTCACTGGGGTCGCGGTCCCCTCCACACCCATCTACCAGACCAGCTCCGGGCAGTACA TTACTATAGGAGCAAATGGGACGATCCAGTTGGCATCTCCGGGCTCCGATGGCCTCCAGGGGGTGCAGGCTCTGACCATGTCCAGTGCGGGAGGGGCGCAGTCGGGCACCACCATCCTGCAGTATGCCCAGACTCCGGACGGGCAGCAGATACTCGTGCCCAGTAACCAGGTGGTGGTGCAAG GAGCCGGGGGCGAGATGCAAACGTACCAGATCCGGACCACGccctcctccagctctctgcAGCAGACCGTCGTCATGACAACTCCAGTGGGGCTGTCCCAAACCAAGACAGATGACCCCACACTGAAGAGGGAGATCAGGCTCGCCAAGAACAG GGAGGCAGCTCGTGAATGTCGAAGGAAGAAAAAGgaatatgtgaaatgtttggAAAACCGTGTGGCCGTTCTGGAAAACCAAAACAAGACGCTCATAGAGGAACTGAAAACTTTAAAGGACCTGTATTGTGTAAAATCTGGATAA
- the LOC117370474 gene encoding putative methyltransferase-like protein 7A, whose product MHEFKRELFRNLPRFRSGDGTLRLLEIGCGSGANFQYYPDGCTVICIDPNVHFDRYLRKNMEENKHLCYEGFLVESGERLTHVEDASVDVVVCTLVLCSVRNVRKVLQEVRRVLRTGGAFYFLEHVVSECSSWLRFLQFVLNPLWSRLGEGCTLTRATWRDLEAAGFSHLHIQHISAPKMSTVITPHIMGYCIK is encoded by the exons atgcACGAATTCAAGAGGGAACTTTTCAGGAATCTGCCCAGGTTTAGGAGCGGAGATGGGACGCTTCGTTTGCTGGAGATTGGATGTGGAAGCGGGGCAAACTTCCAGTACTATCCGGACGGTTGCACGGTGATCTGTATCGACCCCAACGTGCACTTTGACAGATATTTACgtaagaacatggaggagaatAAGCACTTGTGTTATGAGGGGTTTCTCGTTGAGTCCGGAGAGAGGCTGACGCACGTGGAGGATGCGTCAGTGGACGTAGTGGTGTGTACGCTCGTGCTGTGCTCCGTGCGTAACGTGCGTAAAGTGCTCCAAGAGGTGCGCCGCGTGCTCAGAACT GGAGGGGCCTTCTACTTCCTGGAGCACGTGGTCTCCGAATGCTCTTCTTGGTTGCGTTTTCTGCAGTTTGTGTTGAATCCGCTGTGGTCGCGTCTCGGAGAAGGATGCACTTTGACCCGGGCCACATGGAGAGACCTGGAGGCAGCTGGCTTCTCTCACCTCCACATTCAGCACATCAGCGCCCCCAAGATGTCAACAGTGATAACCCCGCACATAATGGGatactgtattaaataa
- the atf1 gene encoding cyclic AMP-dependent transcription factor ATF-1 isoform X2: MEEVQLGTNGTDSSSTNSQMSLAGSPVTVVQLPGGQLQVQGVIQSAQSSVIQSPQGHTPQTQGSDSDDSQDSSDSGATAQRPRELLARRESYKKILNELSSETGAEISAVSTGVTGVAVPSTPIYQTSSGQYITIGANGTIQLASPGSDGLQGVQALTMSSAGGAQSGTTILQYAQTPDGQQILVPSNQVVVQGAGGEMQTYQIRTTPSSSSLQQTVVMTTPVGLSQTKTDDPTLKREIRLAKNREAARECRRKKKEYVKCLENRVAVLENQNKTLIEELKTLKDLYCVKSG; encoded by the exons atgGAAGAAGTCCAGCTTGGCACCAATGGCACTGACTCTTCCTCCACAAACTCACAG ATGTCATTGGCCGGTTCTCCTGTCACTGTTGTACAGTTGCCCGGGGGACAGTTACAGGTTCAGGGGGTGATCCAGTCCGCACAGTCCTCAGTCATCCAGTCTCCACAAGGACACACTCCACAG ACCCAGGGCTCGGACAGTGACGATTCACAGGACTCTTCAGACAGTGGAGCCACAGCCCAAAGACCCAGAGAGCTGCTCGCCCGCCGGGAGTCCTAcaa AAAAATCCTCAATGAGCTCTCCTCTGAGACGGGTGCAGAGATCAGCGCAGTGTCCACAGGGGTCACTGGGGTCGCGGTCCCCTCCACACCCATCTACCAGACCAGCTCCGGGCAGTACA TTACTATAGGAGCAAATGGGACGATCCAGTTGGCATCTCCGGGCTCCGATGGCCTCCAGGGGGTGCAGGCTCTGACCATGTCCAGTGCGGGAGGGGCGCAGTCGGGCACCACCATCCTGCAGTATGCCCAGACTCCGGACGGGCAGCAGATACTCGTGCCCAGTAACCAGGTGGTGGTGCAAG GAGCCGGGGGCGAGATGCAAACGTACCAGATCCGGACCACGccctcctccagctctctgcAGCAGACCGTCGTCATGACAACTCCAGTGGGGCTGTCCCAAACCAAGACAGATGACCCCACACTGAAGAGGGAGATCAGGCTCGCCAAGAACAG GGAGGCAGCTCGTGAATGTCGAAGGAAGAAAAAGgaatatgtgaaatgtttggAAAACCGTGTGGCCGTTCTGGAAAACCAAAACAAGACGCTCATAGAGGAACTGAAAACTTTAAAGGACCTGTATTGTGTAAAATCTGGATAA